A single Pseudomonas sp. HN11 DNA region contains:
- a CDS encoding thermonuclease family protein: protein MGFCQLLKKASLVGAFFVPGIWLSVAEAAVFCRAPASLTQVEVQRVVDGDTVRLKDGRSVRMIGLNAPETGKKGRSDEPYAVAARQRLQALVDASGSRVGLVPGRESKDRYGRTLAHLYGVDGENLEAQLLAEGLGFQVGVAPNVDLVACQRAAENSARHARLGLWRQSPVQSVAQLKQSGFALVSGRVNKIERNRGGIWIELQGSLVLRIAPDLIGQFDSAMLNGLQDMTIEARGWVQDRAKRGALKNGQVRWLLPLTDPGMLKPIR from the coding sequence ATGGGCTTTTGCCAGCTGTTGAAAAAGGCGTCCCTCGTGGGCGCCTTTTTTGTGCCTGGGATTTGGCTTTCAGTGGCCGAGGCGGCGGTATTTTGTCGCGCTCCGGCCTCCCTGACCCAGGTGGAAGTGCAGCGCGTGGTCGATGGCGACACGGTACGCCTCAAGGACGGCCGCAGCGTACGGATGATCGGCCTCAATGCCCCGGAGACCGGCAAGAAGGGCCGGAGCGACGAACCTTACGCCGTCGCTGCCCGTCAGCGCTTGCAGGCATTGGTCGACGCCAGCGGCAGTCGCGTTGGTCTGGTGCCTGGGCGCGAGAGCAAGGACCGGTATGGTCGTACGTTGGCCCACCTCTATGGCGTTGATGGCGAGAATCTTGAGGCGCAACTGCTGGCCGAAGGTTTGGGGTTTCAAGTGGGCGTAGCGCCCAACGTCGATCTTGTGGCCTGTCAGCGGGCGGCTGAAAACAGCGCCCGTCACGCGCGATTGGGCCTTTGGCGGCAATCGCCGGTACAAAGTGTGGCGCAGCTCAAGCAGTCCGGCTTCGCGTTGGTCAGTGGCCGGGTGAACAAGATCGAACGCAATCGCGGTGGAATCTGGATCGAATTGCAAGGTTCACTGGTATTACGCATTGCGCCCGACCTCATCGGACAATTCGACTCTGCAATGCTCAATGGTCTGCAAGATATGACAATCGAAGCGCGTGGCTGGGTGCAGGATCGCGCCAAGCGCGGTGCACTGAAAAATGGACAGGTACGCTGGCTGCTGCCGCTGACTGATCCTGGCATGCTCAAACCGATACGCTAA
- a CDS encoding SPOR domain-containing protein has translation MAAKKKPAPKRGASRYQAPAKKPIPGWLWMAIGLTVGAFIVFLMKLDPGKGDDVKRVKQEQQKATKMAEANKTAPSPTAPVKPKYDFYTLLPESEVIVPPDAVPEKTLPTPQVPTTPVTPAEAAKIDTARAQAALAGITPPPAPPVAETKAAPVTKFFLQAGSFPKQADADRVRAQIILLGQTVSVESGTVKDATWYRVLVGPFSNREQLTVAQKQLAGAGFSNLLLQQRQSR, from the coding sequence TTGGCTGCCAAGAAAAAACCTGCACCCAAGCGCGGCGCCAGCCGCTACCAGGCCCCGGCGAAGAAGCCGATCCCGGGCTGGTTGTGGATGGCGATCGGCCTCACCGTCGGCGCGTTTATTGTGTTCCTGATGAAACTGGATCCGGGCAAGGGCGATGACGTCAAGCGGGTCAAGCAGGAACAGCAGAAGGCCACGAAAATGGCCGAAGCCAACAAGACGGCGCCGAGCCCGACTGCCCCAGTGAAGCCGAAGTACGATTTCTACACGCTGCTGCCGGAATCGGAAGTGATCGTGCCGCCTGACGCCGTGCCGGAGAAAACCCTGCCGACGCCGCAAGTACCGACTACACCGGTCACCCCGGCAGAAGCGGCGAAGATCGATACCGCCCGCGCCCAGGCCGCGCTGGCCGGGATCACCCCGCCGCCAGCACCGCCGGTGGCCGAGACCAAGGCCGCGCCAGTGACCAAGTTCTTCCTGCAGGCGGGCTCGTTCCCGAAACAGGCGGATGCGGATCGCGTACGGGCGCAGATCATTCTGCTGGGCCAGACGGTGTCGGTGGAGTCGGGGACGGTGAAGGATGCGACTTGGTATCGCGTGCTGGTGGGGCCGTTCAGCAACCGTGAACAGCTGACCGTGGCGCAGAAACAACTGGCTGGCGCGGGCTTTAGCAACCTGTTGTTACAACAACGCCAGAGCCGCTGA
- a CDS encoding gamma-butyrobetaine hydroxylase-like domain-containing protein, translated as MSKFPTAVNLHKTSNTLGLTYGPDEVYQLPAELLRTHSPSAEVQGHGKPILQFGKLNVRLTKVEPAGQYALKLTFDDGHDSGLFTWDYLYQLAVRQDALWADYLAELKAAGKTRDPDQSVVRLML; from the coding sequence ATGTCTAAATTCCCCACCGCTGTAAACCTCCACAAAACCTCCAACACCCTCGGCCTCACCTACGGGCCCGACGAGGTGTATCAACTCCCCGCCGAACTGCTACGCACCCACTCGCCTTCCGCCGAGGTCCAGGGTCATGGCAAACCCATCCTGCAATTCGGCAAGCTCAATGTGCGGTTGACCAAGGTTGAACCGGCCGGCCAGTACGCACTGAAATTGACCTTCGACGACGGCCATGACAGCGGACTGTTCACTTGGGACTATCTCTACCAACTGGCCGTGCGTCAGGACGCGTTGTGGGCCGATTATCTGGCCGAACTCAAAGCGGCCGGCAAAACCCGCGATCCGGATCAG
- the rpmE gene encoding 50S ribosomal protein L31 → MKADIHPAYETIEVTCSCGNKFETRSNLCKPLGTDVCNECHPFYTGKQKTLDTGGRVQRFADRFGAFGKKPAATPAE, encoded by the coding sequence ATGAAAGCCGATATCCATCCAGCGTACGAAACCATCGAAGTCACCTGCAGCTGCGGCAACAAGTTCGAAACGCGTTCGAACCTGTGCAAGCCACTGGGTACTGACGTATGCAACGAGTGCCACCCGTTCTACACCGGTAAGCAGAAAACTCTGGACACCGGCGGCCGTGTACAGCGCTTCGCAGATCGCTTTGGTGCTTTCGGCAAGAAGCCTGCTGCTACTCCAGCAGAGTAA
- the hslV gene encoding ATP-dependent protease subunit HslV gives MTTIVSVRRHGKVVMGGDGQVSLGNTVMKGNAKKVRRLYHGQVLAGFAGATADAFTLFERFEGQLEKHQGHLVRAAVELAKEWRTDRSLSRLEAMLAVANKDASLIITGNGDVVEPEHGLIAMGSGGGYAQAAASALLKKTDLSAREIVETALGIAGDICVFTNHNQTIEEQDLAE, from the coding sequence TTGACCACTATCGTTTCAGTACGTCGCCACGGCAAAGTCGTCATGGGCGGCGACGGCCAGGTTTCCCTGGGTAATACCGTGATGAAAGGCAACGCCAAGAAAGTGCGTCGCCTGTACCACGGCCAGGTTCTCGCGGGCTTTGCCGGCGCTACCGCCGACGCCTTCACCCTTTTCGAACGTTTCGAAGGACAGCTGGAAAAACATCAGGGCCACCTCGTGCGCGCCGCCGTCGAACTCGCCAAAGAATGGCGCACCGACCGCTCCCTCAGCCGCCTGGAAGCCATGCTGGCCGTCGCCAACAAAGACGCCTCACTGATCATCACCGGCAACGGCGATGTGGTTGAGCCTGAACATGGCTTGATCGCCATGGGTTCCGGCGGTGGCTACGCCCAAGCGGCAGCCAGCGCACTGTTGAAGAAAACCGACCTGTCGGCTCGTGAAATCGTCGAGACCGCCTTGGGCATCGCCGGTGATATCTGCGTGTTCACCAACCACAACCAGACCATTGAGGAGCAGGACCTCGCCGAGTAA
- a CDS encoding malic enzyme-like NAD(P)-binding protein — protein sequence MSDLKTAALEYHAHPRPGKLSVELTKATATARDLSLAYSPGVAEPVREIARDPELAYKYTGKGNLVAVISDGTAILGLGNLGPLASKPVMEGKGVLFKRFAGIDVFDIEVDSESPQAFIDTVKRISITFGGINLEDIKAPECFEIEKALIEQCDIPVFHDDQHGTAIVTAAGMINALEIAGKTLADAQIVCLGAGAAAISCMKLLVSMGAKLENIFMVDSKGVVQSERTDLNQYKAMFAHATDKRTLADALDGADVFVGLSGPNLLSAEGLKSMAANPIVFACSNPDPEISPELAHATRSDVIMATGRSDYPNQVNNVLGFPFIFRGALDVRAKRINEEMKVAAANALRELAKLPVPQEVCDAYGGIKLEFGREYIIPKPMDKRLITLISDAVAKAAIETGVATLPYPKHYPLQSVDDVFNG from the coding sequence ATGTCTGATTTGAAAACTGCCGCTCTCGAATATCATGCCCATCCTCGTCCAGGAAAGCTGAGTGTAGAGCTCACCAAAGCCACTGCCACCGCTCGCGACCTGTCGCTGGCCTACAGCCCTGGTGTTGCCGAGCCCGTACGTGAAATCGCCCGCGACCCTGAACTGGCGTACAAGTACACCGGCAAAGGCAACCTGGTTGCAGTGATTTCCGATGGCACCGCTATTCTCGGCCTGGGCAACCTCGGCCCATTGGCATCCAAGCCAGTCATGGAAGGTAAAGGCGTGCTGTTCAAGCGCTTTGCCGGCATCGACGTTTTCGACATCGAAGTCGACTCCGAAAGCCCGCAGGCTTTCATCGACACGGTCAAGCGCATTTCCATCACCTTCGGTGGCATCAACCTGGAAGATATCAAGGCACCTGAGTGCTTCGAGATCGAAAAGGCCCTGATCGAACAGTGCGACATTCCGGTATTCCACGATGACCAGCACGGCACTGCGATCGTGACCGCGGCTGGCATGATCAACGCCCTGGAAATCGCTGGCAAAACCCTGGCTGACGCACAAATCGTCTGCCTGGGCGCTGGCGCTGCGGCCATCTCCTGCATGAAGTTGCTGGTGAGCATGGGCGCCAAGCTGGAAAATATCTTCATGGTCGACAGCAAGGGCGTAGTCCAGTCCGAGCGTACCGACCTGAACCAATACAAGGCGATGTTTGCCCACGCGACCGACAAGCGCACTCTGGCTGACGCCCTTGACGGCGCAGACGTGTTCGTCGGCCTGTCCGGCCCGAACTTGCTGAGCGCCGAAGGCCTCAAGTCCATGGCGGCCAACCCGATCGTGTTCGCTTGCTCCAACCCGGACCCAGAGATCTCGCCGGAACTGGCTCACGCTACCCGCAGCGACGTGATCATGGCCACTGGCCGTTCAGACTACCCGAATCAGGTCAACAACGTATTGGGCTTCCCTTTCATCTTCCGTGGCGCCCTGGACGTTCGTGCCAAGCGCATCAACGAAGAGATGAAAGTGGCAGCCGCCAACGCCCTGCGTGAACTGGCCAAGCTGCCAGTGCCCCAGGAAGTGTGCGATGCCTACGGCGGTATCAAGCTGGAATTCGGTCGTGAGTACATCATCCCGAAACCAATGGACAAACGCCTGATCACCCTGATCTCCGATGCCGTGGCCAAGGCCGCCATCGAGACCGGCGTTGCTACCCTGCCGTATCCGAAGCACTACCCGCTGCAAAGCGTGGATGATGTGTTCAACGGCTAA
- a CDS encoding primosomal protein N' produces MPDAILRLALPSPLRRLFDYRAPAGVLREQLQPGMRVRVPFGRREMIGILVEVADHSEVPAEKLKPALAMLDAAAPLPPALFKLCLWTAQYYQHSLGDTLSWALPVLLRQGELAEARQERFWSMAPGARLDDPRIARAPRQREALATLAQHPHGVAHQLLSKLMLSKDSLDLLLAKGLVQVEIRKHAPDARHEHWLAQPELPLNPEQRAAYEAIRAGFDSFHAFLLAGVTGSGKTEVYLQLIRETLQAGKQALVLIPEINLGPQTLARFEQRFNARIALVHSAVNDRERLEAWLAARDGEADIIIGTRSALFTPMKNPGLIIIDEEHDGSYKQQEGLRYHARDLALVRARQEDIPIVLGSATPSLESLHNAYTGRYGLLRLNERAGGAKQPRFLRLDVKSRPLDSGISGPMQQAIDQTLAAGQQVLVFLNRRGFAPTLLCHDCGWMSECERCDARMTVHQRYGELRCHHCGHVERIPRHCPQCGKVDLRPVGAGTERAEERLGILFPDYPVLRVDRDSTSRKDAMNQLFATIQKGHPCILIGTQMLAKGHHFPRVTLVSILDADGGLFSGDFRASERMAQLIVQVAGRAGRAEEPGRVIIQTHLADHPLLIQLTEQGYFAFAEQALSERRAAGLPPFSHLALLRAEAHKPGQAEGFLDEACSAAERLLGELDLTGIELLGPVPAPMERRAGRYRAQLLLQATSRAPLHRLLSSWLLALEQMPSGRQVRWSLDVDPVDLY; encoded by the coding sequence GTGCCCGACGCCATTTTGCGCCTAGCCCTGCCCTCGCCCCTGCGCCGCCTGTTCGATTACCGGGCCCCGGCCGGCGTGCTGCGAGAACAGTTGCAGCCGGGCATGCGCGTGCGCGTGCCGTTTGGCCGACGGGAAATGATCGGCATTCTGGTGGAAGTCGCGGACCACAGCGAAGTGCCAGCGGAAAAGCTCAAGCCCGCGCTGGCCATGCTCGACGCCGCCGCCCCGCTGCCGCCCGCCCTGTTCAAGCTGTGCCTGTGGACCGCGCAGTATTACCAGCACAGCCTGGGCGATACCCTGAGCTGGGCGTTGCCGGTGCTGTTGCGCCAGGGCGAACTGGCCGAAGCGCGCCAGGAGCGTTTCTGGTCGATGGCGCCCGGCGCGCGCCTCGACGACCCACGCATTGCCCGCGCCCCGCGCCAGCGTGAAGCCTTGGCCACACTGGCGCAGCATCCCCATGGCGTGGCTCATCAGCTATTAAGCAAGCTGATGCTGAGCAAGGACAGCCTCGACCTGCTGCTGGCCAAGGGCCTGGTGCAGGTGGAGATCCGCAAGCATGCGCCCGACGCCCGCCACGAACACTGGCTGGCCCAGCCGGAACTGCCGCTGAACCCCGAACAGCGCGCCGCCTACGAAGCGATTCGCGCCGGCTTTGACAGTTTCCACGCGTTCCTGCTGGCCGGTGTCACCGGCAGCGGCAAGACCGAAGTCTATTTGCAGTTAATCCGCGAAACCCTGCAGGCCGGCAAACAGGCGCTGGTGCTGATCCCTGAAATCAATCTGGGCCCACAGACCCTGGCGCGCTTCGAACAACGTTTTAACGCACGCATCGCTCTGGTGCACTCGGCGGTCAATGACCGTGAGCGCCTGGAAGCCTGGCTGGCAGCACGGGATGGCGAGGCCGACATTATTATCGGCACCCGTTCGGCGCTGTTCACACCGATGAAGAACCCAGGTCTGATCATCATCGACGAGGAGCACGACGGCTCCTACAAACAGCAGGAAGGCCTGCGCTACCATGCCCGCGACCTGGCGCTGGTGCGCGCACGCCAGGAGGACATCCCTATCGTGCTGGGCTCGGCCACGCCGTCCCTGGAAAGCTTGCACAACGCCTACACCGGTCGTTACGGCCTCCTACGCCTGAACGAGCGTGCGGGCGGCGCCAAGCAGCCCCGTTTCCTGCGCCTGGATGTTAAAAGTCGCCCGTTGGACAGCGGTATTTCCGGGCCGATGCAACAAGCCATCGACCAGACCCTCGCCGCCGGCCAACAGGTCCTGGTGTTTCTCAACCGCCGTGGTTTTGCGCCGACGCTGTTGTGCCACGACTGCGGCTGGATGTCCGAATGCGAGCGCTGCGATGCACGCATGACCGTGCACCAGCGCTACGGCGAGCTGCGTTGCCATCACTGCGGCCATGTGGAGCGCATACCGCGCCACTGCCCGCAATGCGGCAAAGTCGACCTTCGACCGGTGGGCGCCGGCACCGAACGGGCCGAAGAGCGCCTGGGCATTCTGTTCCCGGATTACCCGGTGCTGCGCGTCGACCGCGACAGCACCTCGCGCAAGGACGCAATGAACCAGCTGTTCGCCACCATCCAGAAAGGCCACCCGTGCATCCTGATCGGCACGCAGATGCTTGCCAAAGGGCACCACTTTCCACGGGTGACCCTGGTGTCGATCCTGGATGCCGACGGTGGGTTGTTCTCCGGGGATTTTCGCGCCAGCGAACGCATGGCGCAGTTGATCGTGCAGGTCGCCGGCCGCGCGGGCCGCGCCGAAGAGCCAGGCCGGGTGATCATCCAGACACACCTGGCCGATCATCCGCTGCTGATCCAACTGACCGAACAAGGCTATTTCGCCTTCGCCGAGCAGGCGTTGAGCGAACGTCGCGCCGCTGGCCTGCCGCCTTTTTCCCATTTGGCCCTGTTGCGTGCCGAAGCCCACAAACCCGGGCAAGCCGAAGGTTTCCTGGATGAAGCCTGCAGCGCCGCCGAACGTTTGCTCGGCGAACTGGACCTGACCGGCATCGAACTGCTCGGCCCGGTGCCCGCCCCTATGGAGCGCCGCGCCGGGCGCTACCGGGCTCAGCTACTCTTGCAAGCAACCTCACGCGCGCCCCTGCATCGGCTATTAAGTAGTTGGTTGCTTGCCCTGGAGCAAATGCCCAGCGGTCGCCAAGTGCGATGGTCACTGGATGTAGACCCGGTAGATTTGTATTAA
- the hslU gene encoding ATP-dependent protease ATPase subunit HslU — protein MSMTPREIVHELNRHIIGQDDAKRAVAIALRNRWRRMQLPEELRVEVTPKNILMIGPTGVGKTEIARRLAKLANAPFIKVEATKFTEVGYVGRDVESIIRDLADAALKMLREQEVTKVSHRAEDAAEERILDALLPPARMGFNEDAAPASDSNTRQLFRKRLREGQLDDKEIEIEVAEVSGVDISAPPGMEEMTSQLQNLFANMGKGKKKSRKLKVKEALKLVRDEEAGRLVNEEELKAKALEAVEQHGIVFIDEIDKVAKRGNSGGVDVSREGVQRDLLPLIEGCTVNTKLGMVKTDHILFIASGAFHLSKPSDLVPELQGRLPIRVELKALTPGDFERILSEPHASLTEQYRELLKTEGLGIEFQPDGIKRLAEIAWQVNEKTENIGARRLHTLLERLLEEVSFSAGDLAGAQNGEVIKIDTEYVNNHLGELAQNEDLSRYIL, from the coding sequence ATGTCCATGACTCCCCGCGAAATCGTCCATGAACTCAATCGCCATATCATCGGCCAGGACGACGCCAAGCGCGCCGTGGCCATTGCGCTGCGTAATCGCTGGCGCCGGATGCAACTGCCCGAAGAACTGCGCGTTGAAGTAACGCCGAAAAACATCCTGATGATCGGTCCTACCGGCGTCGGTAAAACCGAAATCGCCCGTCGCCTGGCCAAGCTGGCCAATGCGCCGTTCATCAAGGTCGAAGCCACCAAGTTCACCGAAGTGGGCTACGTGGGCCGGGACGTCGAATCGATCATTCGTGATTTGGCCGACGCCGCCCTGAAAATGCTGCGCGAACAGGAAGTAACCAAGGTCAGCCACCGCGCCGAAGACGCCGCCGAAGAGCGTATCCTCGACGCCCTGCTGCCACCGGCACGCATGGGCTTCAACGAAGACGCCGCACCGGCCTCGGATTCCAACACCCGTCAGTTGTTCCGCAAGCGCCTGCGTGAAGGCCAGTTGGACGACAAGGAAATCGAGATTGAAGTCGCTGAAGTCTCCGGTGTCGACATCTCCGCTCCACCTGGCATGGAAGAAATGACCAGCCAGTTGCAGAACCTGTTCGCCAACATGGGCAAGGGCAAGAAGAAAAGCCGCAAGCTCAAGGTGAAGGAAGCACTCAAACTGGTGCGCGACGAAGAAGCCGGGCGCCTGGTCAATGAGGAAGAACTCAAGGCCAAGGCCCTGGAAGCAGTCGAGCAGCACGGCATCGTGTTTATCGACGAGATCGACAAGGTCGCCAAGCGCGGCAACTCCGGGGGTGTCGACGTGTCCCGTGAAGGTGTGCAGCGCGACCTGCTGCCGCTGATCGAAGGCTGCACCGTGAACACCAAGCTGGGCATGGTCAAGACCGACCACATCCTGTTTATTGCCTCCGGTGCGTTCCACCTGAGCAAGCCAAGTGACCTGGTGCCGGAGCTGCAAGGCCGCCTGCCGATTCGCGTGGAGCTGAAGGCACTGACGCCGGGCGACTTCGAACGCATCCTCAGCGAGCCGCACGCTTCGCTCACTGAGCAATACCGTGAGCTGCTGAAAACCGAAGGCTTAGGGATAGAGTTCCAACCGGACGGCATCAAGCGCCTGGCGGAGATCGCCTGGCAGGTCAACGAGAAGACCGAGAACATCGGCGCACGTCGCCTGCACACTTTGCTGGAGCGTCTGCTGGAGGAAGTGTCCTTCAGTGCTGGCGATTTGGCTGGCGCGCAGAATGGCGAAGTGATCAAGATCGACACTGAATACGTCAACAACCACTTGGGCGAATTGGCGCAGAACGAAGATCTGTCGCGCTACATTCTGTAG
- the argS gene encoding arginine--tRNA ligase: MKDTIRQLIQQALTQLVNEGVLPEGLTPAIQVENTRDKTHGDFASNIAMMLSKPAGMKPRDLAEKIIAALPVDESVTKAEIAGPGFINFFQNTQALASRLDAALADAKIGVRKAGPLQRVVIDLSAPNLAKEMHVGHLRSTIIGDGVARVLEFLGDTVIRQNHVGDWGTQFGMLMAYLQENPITSNELSDLENFYRAAKKRFDESEEFADRARGLVVKLQAGDKECLELWNRFREISLSHCQEIYELLNVKLTMADVMGESAYNDDLINVVNDLKAAGLLVESNGAQCVFLEEFKTADGEPLPVIIVKADGGYLYATTDLAAVRYRSGVLKADRALYFVDQRQALHFQQVFEVARRAGFVTHPMHMEHMGFGTMNGADGRPFKTRDGGTVKLIDLLTEAQERAYNLVKEKNPELAEADLRNIARVVGIGAVKYADLSKHRTSDYSFNFELMLNFEGNTAPYLLYAYTRVAGVFRKLGKDFSEVEGQINLEAAHEQELAAKLAQFGEVLNSVGEKGTPHILCTYLYEVAGLFSSFYENCPILTADDEAQKQSRLRLAALAGRTLKQGLELLGLETLERM, from the coding sequence ATGAAAGACACCATTCGCCAGCTTATCCAACAAGCCCTCACCCAACTCGTCAACGAAGGTGTGTTGCCTGAAGGCCTGACGCCGGCGATCCAGGTGGAAAACACCCGCGACAAGACCCACGGTGACTTCGCCAGCAACATCGCGATGATGCTGTCCAAGCCTGCCGGCATGAAGCCGCGGGACCTGGCGGAAAAAATCATCGCCGCACTGCCTGTCGACGAGAGCGTCACCAAGGCTGAAATTGCCGGCCCTGGCTTCATCAACTTCTTCCAGAACACCCAGGCCCTGGCTTCGCGTCTGGACGCGGCCCTGGCCGACGCCAAGATCGGCGTGCGCAAGGCTGGCCCGCTGCAGCGCGTGGTTATCGACCTGTCGGCACCGAACCTGGCCAAAGAGATGCACGTGGGCCACCTGCGTTCCACCATCATCGGCGACGGCGTGGCCCGCGTACTGGAATTCCTCGGCGACACCGTGATCCGTCAGAACCACGTCGGCGACTGGGGCACCCAGTTCGGCATGTTGATGGCCTACCTGCAAGAAAACCCGATCACCAGCAACGAGCTGTCGGACCTGGAAAATTTCTACCGTGCCGCCAAGAAGCGCTTCGACGAATCCGAAGAGTTCGCCGACCGCGCCCGTGGCCTGGTGGTCAAGCTGCAAGCCGGTGACAAGGAGTGCCTGGAGCTGTGGAACCGCTTCCGTGAGATTTCCCTGTCGCACTGCCAGGAGATCTACGAGCTGCTCAACGTCAAATTGACCATGGCTGACGTGATGGGCGAAAGCGCCTACAACGACGACCTGATCAACGTGGTCAACGACCTCAAGGCCGCCGGCCTGCTGGTGGAGAGCAACGGCGCGCAGTGCGTTTTCCTCGAAGAATTCAAGACCGCCGACGGCGAGCCGCTGCCGGTGATCATCGTCAAGGCCGATGGCGGCTACCTCTACGCCACCACCGACCTGGCGGCCGTGCGCTACCGCAGCGGCGTGCTCAAGGCCGATCGTGCCCTGTATTTTGTCGACCAGCGCCAGGCCCTGCACTTCCAGCAGGTGTTCGAAGTGGCGCGCCGCGCCGGTTTCGTCACCCACCCGATGCACATGGAACACATGGGCTTCGGCACCATGAACGGCGCCGATGGCCGCCCGTTCAAGACCCGTGACGGCGGCACCGTGAAGCTGATCGACCTGCTGACCGAAGCCCAGGAGCGTGCCTACAACCTGGTGAAGGAAAAGAACCCGGAGCTGGCCGAGGCCGACCTGCGCAACATCGCCCGCGTGGTGGGCATCGGCGCAGTGAAATACGCCGACCTGTCCAAGCATCGCACCAGCGACTACAGCTTCAACTTCGAGCTGATGCTCAACTTCGAAGGCAACACCGCGCCGTACCTGCTGTACGCCTACACCCGTGTGGCCGGCGTGTTCCGCAAGTTGGGCAAGGATTTCAGCGAAGTCGAGGGCCAGATCAACCTGGAAGCTGCGCACGAACAGGAACTGGCCGCCAAACTGGCGCAATTCGGCGAAGTGCTGAACAGCGTCGGCGAGAAAGGCACGCCGCATATCCTGTGCACCTACCTGTACGAAGTCGCCGGCCTGTTCTCCAGCTTCTACGAGAACTGCCCGATCCTGACCGCCGACGACGAAGCTCAGAAGCAAAGCCGCCTGCGCCTCGCCGCACTGGCTGGACGGACCCTCAAGCAAGGCCTGGAACTGTTGGGCCTGGAAACACTGGAGCGTATGTAA